The sequence CTCCGCTGCTCCGTCTCGTCGAACGCCTTCCGGGACTCTTCCAAGCTGCCACGCTTCGCGTACATGTCGATGAGGGCGCCGGCGACGTACTCGCTGTCGCCGAAGCCCATCCTGAGAGCCCTGGAGTGGTACATCTGGCCGTACGCCATGGACACAGTCTCCACCGCGGTCACCGCGCTGAGGACGCTCGCGAACGTGGTCTCGTTGGGTGTCAGGCACCTGGCCATGGACGAGAAGAGCTCGAGGGCGTCGTTGCACCGGCCGTTCTGCGCGTAGCCCGAGATCACAGCGTTCCACGCGATGATCTCCCAGCGAGGCATGAGGTCGAACACCATCCTCGCGTCGTCCATGCGACGCGCCTTGGCATACATGGTGATGAGGCTGTTcgacgccgccgcttcgccggaCACGGCGGCCTTGAGGCACGCCGCGTGGACCATCTGCGCTCCCCTCGCCGGACAGTCCGCCGGCAGCGCCGACATCAGCGCCACGAAGGTGACCTCGTTCGGCGGCACGCCGTCTCGCCGCATGCCATTGAACAGCGTGAGGGCGTCCTCGCCGTCCATGGAGATGGCCGTGGTCCATGACACGACGTCGCGCTCGCTCATGGCGTCGAACAGCCTCCGGGCGCTGCCGGGAGCGCCGCACTTGTAGTACATCGCGACGAGCACGTTGCCGATGGAGACGTATCCCTCGACGCCCAGCTTCACCGCAAAGCCATGGACTTGCcggccgagctcgagcttcccctcgccgccacATGCCGGGATCGCGCTGCAGACCGATATCCGGTCAGGCTGGACGTCGCCGTCCCTGAGCATCCGGAGGAACACGCCAATCACCTCGGCCGGGCAGTCGCCGTCTTGCGCGAGCCCGCAGATCAACGCGTTCCATGAGACGAGGTCCCTCGCCGGCATATCGTCGAACACCCTCCTGGCCTCCCCGAGAGACCCTCCACGTGAGTACGCAGTGACGAGCGCGTTGCCGACGAACACATCGGCCGCGAGCCCGGACCGCCAAGCCAGCGCGTGCAGCTGCCGCACGAGGAAGCCCTCCCCCCGGCCGGCGGCCAGCGAGAGCGCGACGGTGCACGTGACGGCGTCGGGCCGCACGGCGCCGGAGCGGAGCATCCACGACGCGAAGTCGAGCGCCTCGGCCGGGTCGGGGAACGCGGAGAGGATGGTGTTGTAGGAGCTGACatccctcgcccgcgccgcggcgAACACCCCGACGGCGGAAGGGAACGACCCGGTCTTGGCGTAGCGGGCGGCGAGGGAGTTGGTCACGGCGGCGAAGCCGTGGAGgccggtggtgacggcgacggcgtggagcgCCGGGAGGGAGGCCGGGTCGGACGCCCTGACGGCGGCCGAGAAGGCGATGGGGttgacgcggcggtggcgggcgagcgACGGGTGGGCAATTCCGTCGAACGGGTggtgggcggcagcggtggagagCGTGCGGATCCGCAGCCGCCGTAGTGGCATCTAGTGTAGTTTTTCAACCACGGATTTGAGATCCTCTCACTAAAGTCACATGAttttgagtcactgacatgtgggccctatttGTTATGGACCCACATGCCAGAGACTCTAGTAGGATAAAAGCCCAAGGGCCaaacccctcttcttcctccggtCTCTCGCTCCTCGCGCAAATCTCCGGTCGCTGCAGCCcttcggccatggcggcgtcgtCCGTGCTGCAGcctgcggcggccgccgccgcgtggccgcgcttcctcccctctcctcgccggagcgccgcccaGGTACTAAGGTTTCCTTCACTTCTTAGGCCTGCAACTCCTGTTTCGTGGCGTGGGGCAGGCAATTCGTCGAATGGCTTGTGGttgggaagaaatcaagaaattgCAGCGCAGCGACAGTAAAATTCTAGGGTAATTGGCTAAGGTAGTGAAGATGCTACATTCTCGGGAACGAATCACCTGACCGGGCTGAAATCTGTGTAGTGTAGTTCAAGGCGTACTGTAACTTTGTAGGTGCAGTTTGTGGTGAAAATTTTCCATCTCGTGTGTTGTTTGAAACATGAAACTAGCTCAGTCTTAGCTTGAAACAACAACAGAACTTACTTCTTGGTGTAGAAACGTTAGGTGTGTTGTGACTACTGACTAGTTTCCCATAATTCTGTCCCCCTTTTTGGCCTTATCCAGTTGCAATGTAATCTTATCAGATGTTTCTTTCAGGAAGAGTTGCTTGATACACTAACAGTTCAACACAATATCCTTTTGATGTTTATGTTCCTTGTATACAATTACTCTGAATGAGAAACCccccatttcatattataagatgctttgatttttttctaagttaaacTTTCATAAGTTCAATCaagttaaagaaaaatatataattctattaaatctaacattgaatatattttgattataTGTTTGCTTGATGTTACCATGTTTCTAtgcttttctataaatttgatcaaatttaaagaagtttgatttagaaaaaaaaatcaagtgtcttgtaatatgaaaatggagggagtaacacccTATTAGCATCCCTACAACAAATCACTGATTCCTGAACTATTTTGTGGTTAAATTAAAGGCTTCTGAATAGTTCTTATTTATATCCGAACTCTCAGATGTGTCATTTATTCTTGGAACAGACATATCAAGTTATTTCCATGCACAAGTTTGAGTGGAAGCGCCCTTTCAGCGGTAGGTACCAACATTCGTTGCAATTTACAACATTCAGTGACAGGACTGGAGTTGTAAACTTGTAATTCAAACTTTGGTTTCACATCGTTGCCCTGAAGTGTTGAGATAAATTTTGTGACTGCATCTGCAGGTTCACACCGGTCCGGTATTCTTCTTGTTTGCAGAAGTTCAGGTTCCTCTGTAAAAGCAGCTACTTCAAGCAGACCCGAAGCTGTTTCCTCTTCTCATAACGATCAATCCAGCAAACATTTATTTGGTTCTGTTTCAGATGCTTATACCATTATCTCTGGCTATTGGATTGGCCCTGATATGGATGATGGCTGTGGTAATGTTGTGGCCATTCTCCAAAGAATTGTATGATACTGCATTTGCTGTTAAACCACATGAATTTTCTGGCGTTTGAAGATAATTTTTATATGCCAGATCATCCTCCACATTAAGGTATATCTATAACCTTTTCCAAACAATGCCTATTTGCCCGGCGAAAAAAACAATGCCTATTTCTGATCGTATTATTTCTTACATGAATCAATGTGCCACTGCAAATGGTTTAATCATGTGTCATTATTGGTATGTTTGCAAAATGTATTGTTAGATTCTATTCCAGTTGGCCTAAAAGTGCAGGCAGGCTTGTTTAAATAAGATCTGAGTGGGATAGAACTAGCACAGTCTTTTGTTACAAGCTACTTGACACAAATTCACAGAATCACAGTGATATTTACATGCTATTATGAAAGATAATTAAGAACGACTTGCCAAAGCAAGTCTTCTCGTCAACTTAGCATGATGAGATTGAAAATCGCAAAGCTGCCATTGTTGGGACGGAACAGTCACTGAAACTGGGCCCCACTCACCTCCTATATAGAGTAGTGTAcacctggagctggagctcaagCTATAGCTCAGGTGACTGACAATGGCGTACAGGGCCTTGGAAGTGACGCTCATCTCGGCGAGGAATCTGAAGAAGGTGAACTTGATCACTCCCATGGAGGTGTACGCCgtcgtctccgtctccggcaACCCGCTCGCCCGCCAGTGCACGCTCCCCGACCGCCACGGCGGCCGCAACCCGACGTGGAACGCCAcgctccacctcgccgtccccgccgccgcgccgggcgCGTTCCTCCACGTCCTCCTCCGCACCGAGCGCGCCCTCGGCGACCGCGACGTCGGCGAGGTGTTCGTCCCCGTCGCCGAcctgcagctcgccgccgccgcgcactaCCAGTACCTGGTCCACAAGGTGCAGAGCACCACCGAGCACTGCGGCGTGCTCAGCCTGTCGTACCGGCTAGGCCCCGTCGtcgtgccggcgccgccgctggcggcggACACCGGCGCTGTCCCGGCGTACCTGGTGGTGCCGTGCTACGCGAACGCGCCGCCGTACGTCTACCTGTCGCCGGCCAATCCTGCCCGCGGCGaggccgcgtcggcgtcggcgtcgccgccgccgcggcgcaagAGGAGCGGTGACTTTGGGCAGTggctcggcggcgccgtccgGGGAATGTTGTCCGGCGAGGCCATGTCGCCGGACACGGCGGCCTACGACGCCGGGTACAAAACCCTGACCGGGATGGCTGATGGCAGACGTGTCAAGTTCTAGCTAGTAGGAGTTCTATTCTAGATTAGCGTGGCTTGAATAAAATGGAAAAGGTTTCTTATGTACTTTTTGCATGGCTGGGAGACTAACTTTTGTACGAGGAAGTATTGGGTGGAAACCGTGGTAGAAACTTAAAACTTGGAAACTAACGTTGGATCAAAAAATGGACATCCGAGATTTGTCCACGTCATCATGAGTAAAAAATTTTACTACTCATGAGTAAATCTATGAGTAAAATGTTTACTAATGATGACGTGGTCGAATCTCGAACGTCTATttttcgatccaacggtagtttctaactttccactatatatatggtttccactgtatatttttcctctttttaCTAATCTGTagcatgttttcttttctttcttggaATATTTATGCATTACTCGTCATTCAACAAACATACTCTGCATGAAAATTCATCGCCGATTTATTTAGGTCAGTTTGGACGCCTTAGGTGGACAAACGAGAAACGACAGTCCCTTGTTGAAGCCGTTGTTCCAAGCAGCGCTTCTGAtagttgtgattttttttttctactctacccattctaaaatataatatttttatgttaTTTAGCAAATAATAAGGTTAGGTTAAAAAAATCCTTTTCAAGTCATttcatttgttatttttttatattttgaattgGTCAGACTTTCTTTCTAATTGGcttcaaaaaaaatgatgagAATCATGAGAATAAATGCATAAATGCTTATATTgtgatatactccatccatccaaaaatatattagtatctagcctttaaaattgatgttaaaatataacaacttctccatctgcattcttTTCTCAGCCAATCATAATATTTCACCATTCAAATTTCCTACACactttccctaaaaaaaaaattttcctacacacatccttttctcaaccaatcataacatTCTCTAAATTTAATTTCATCAACTTTCTAAATACCCGTGTTCAACCCTAACAATCTCTAATTTTATGACAGAGATAGTAAAATTTGAATCCTAAAAACACCtatattttactccctccattttatattgtaagactttctaatattgcccatattcatatagatgttaatgaatctaggcacatacatatgaaacggaggaagtagaacggaaggagtagttgTTATAGTGTAAGTTGTTGCAAGATAATTTTGTATACTCATGTTGTCTAGTTTTTTTcctcttattttttttgggctacatgtatttttttagttgATGCAAAGGGTGGGGAATTTTTATTCGACCATTAATGAAATATTTCATTGTCTAAAACAATTCAACAGATATCTCAAGATTTCAAACGTATTTTGAATTTGTTTGATTCACGTATATCCACCGGTGTCAATGAGGTTTAAGTAAGGCTTGAGCAGGCTCCAGTGCCACTGAGTAATTAACTGACCAAAACCAATCAGGACACAGAAATCAACCTGCTAAACCACatcagaaaaaataacaaattgaaGGAGACAGCAGAAACAACATGCATATGTTCTTGCCCGCTCAGATTATTTCCTCTGGATATAGATGAATCAATTCTGTCCATCTTGCATGAGACTATGTACAGTCATACAGATTATATCTGAAGAACTTGCTAATAATACCGCATCAACATTATTCACGATCGAGCATACGCACCCCGGCACTAATCTGCCGAAGACCGGTCAGGATTCGGTGGTTACCAATCTGTCTCGATCGGTTTGGCATTATTCCCAGTGCAGTGTTACCTTGAGCATCTATATCATTCTCATGTAATTAACTGGATTCAATAAAACTTCCTTCATCTTAAAAAACCTGGGGAATCTTCAGTTTTGCATCATTcatgatgtcatgatgatgatgactcaattggaagtttggaaaatgtTTTAAGATAAACACAGTAATTCTTCCTGATTCTTTTACGGTTACTCTCTACACTCCAGTGGATTTATTCTCAGGAGATATTTATATCTCTCATCATTCAAGAAAATATATTTCTGACGAGAACATCTTCAgttaaaacaaaaagaaaagcagtTACACTTTCACTACTTCCTATAGCACATTCGAGCAGTAAAGCCGGTTAAGGAAAACAACTCCAAGttaaaagaaggaaaagcaGTTAGACTTTCACTACTTGCTACAGCACATTCAAAGGCTGAGTAGTAAAAAAGCCAAAAACTCGCATCTTCAGCAACACGCGAAAGAAGAATAAACCATTTAAAAACTCGAAAAATTGAGCCAGACAAAGATATGGTATCGATCCTCTGCTATGATAATCATCGAAAATTATGGACACGCAGCACTAGAAAGGCCAGTCCTGCAAGAACTATATCCTCAAGCTATCATCTATCCAGCATCAGATGCCTCCTGATCTATACTACCATTATATTCAAACTTATTTGATAAAAAATCTAACTGCAGGAAACCTCCCCAATCAGGGAGAGTGATGATAATATGTAGGCTGCTCGATTATTCTCCATTGAATATTTGAATGGCTCAACAATCCGGAGGTGTTGCTTTGTGGATCTTTTAGGAAAAAGTTATTCCGATCTCTACACTAATTAGAAATACACCTGTTGTTTAATTATAGACATTAGAATTCAAACCTAGTAAACTCTGCTTCAGTGATAGTGCGCTTTTATGTACTTAAAATGGTCCGTTGAATTATAGATATTAGAATCTAAACCTGGTAAACTCCGCTACACTAATAGTGTGCTATGTACTTAAAAAGGTCCGATTGGTGGCTAATAAGCTCGCACCAATAAGTTATTACTCAAATTACGTAGTTACATGTATTTCTAATATAACTAGTAGTACTAGCAAATATGATACATTATCACTCACTAGTAATTACTATTATAGAGCATATTAAATCTCATCTCATATAAATATGATACGCATAATTATATCAAATCATCATCCCGTTCACATCATTTACACAGTATCTCAACATATATCCATATATTATTTCAATAATATTTGTCATAAATTGATCCATACATATCATAGTAAAGCGTGGGTATCATCTAATTACATTAGGTTGAACATTCATATTTCCAACGATACTCACTTGGAACATGTTTGAGGATGATTCTAGTTGTTATACCGTCTTTTAAAATCTTCAATCACCCTAAACAGTTTAGATTCTCCCGTAGATATCAAATTCTATAAATATGTAACTGTACAATCTAGAAAATAAGCTAGTAAAAACCAAAAGATAAGAAACTCTCTTTCTATATTCTCGTTAGCTGATTACCGATAAATTGCTTCTCAATATTTTTGACTCCTTAGGACATttccaacccaatgactagaatAATGtttatagtattaaataagctgccacctaaaataaaaaatgatgtgacaagtgaataaatgaggaaagaaaagaaaaccatgtcttacatgagacatagtttctacacaacatccaagacataaTGTGAGATAATttgcattaaatttaagtatggaatagtggtatttgcattggaagagtagtgtctagtactagtttcttgatgatgtggagtttatggaaactatgtgtCATGAGTTAGAAATGGCATTATAACAAGTTTCTAGTTCCTGCTTTAACCACCAACTTTCTGCCAAACTTTGGTACTTTAGGTAGTTTTGGAATATTacaagtgggtcccactccACCTCTTATACATACACCTGCATGCTGAAGCTGTGAAGCATATCATCACTCCACTCCATCACCTCCTGCttgagcaagcaagcaagcaatcgCTGCAGCCAACTGTTCGACCAGAGCGAGTTAGCCATGGCGTACAGAGTTCTTGAGGTGACCCTCCACTCGGCGAGGGACCTGAAGAACGTCAACTTCATCTCGCGCATGGAGGTGTACGCGGTGGCGACCATCTCCGGCGACCCGCTGACGCGGCAGTGCACGCCACCGGACCCCTACGGCGGCCGCCACCCGGCCTGGAACGCCACGCTCCGCTTCACCgtcccgcccaccgccgcctccgccgccggctgcctccacgtcctcctccgcgccgagCGCTCCCTCGGCGACCGCGACATCGGCGAGGTCATCATCCCGCTCGCCGACGTCCTCTCCGGCCCCTACGACCTCGGCGCCCGCCCGCCGCAGTTCGCCTCCTACCAGGTCCGCAAGCTCCACCGCTCCGAGACCCGCGGCGTGCTCCACCTCTCCTACCGCCTCGGCCCCGTCGTCGCGCCGCAGTCCGTCTTCGCCtacccggcgccgccgccgccgccgccgcagctgttCGAGaccgctcctccctcgccgccttaCGTTCCCCCACCACCGGACGCCTACCTTCGTaaaccgtcgccgccgtctccaccacccgccaagccgtcgccgccgccaccgccacagaCACAGACACAGCCGCTGGCaaagccgccggcgccggcgacgccgtcgcgAGCTGGCGGGCACGTGGCGGCGCTGGTGCCACCTGCGGTGGCGAAGGCCGACAGGCACGTGTCGACGCCGTCACCGGCGAAGGCCGACTGGCAGATGGTGGgcacgccgacggcgacgaaggGGGCGAGCAAGCATGGCAGCCTGGAGTTCGAGCGGGGGCTCAACGCCGGGCTGGTCGGCGGCGCCATCGGCGGGATGCTGGTCGGCACCGAGATGGTGTCCGACGCGGCGTTCTACCACGCCGGCTACAGGGCCGGGCTCGCCGACCGCGACGGATGGGCCGTCTACTAAACCGTCGTCGCCATGGCTGCAGGTGCAGCGCCATGCATGGTCGGTCGGCGAAGATGCTTAGCTGAATAAAAGTCTcgggttttctttttttggcctTTTGAGATTAGCTCAATAAAAGTCGATGAAATTTACTTTGGCTGAGAGTTTGCAACTCTTCCTCTTCGGCTAGTGAATTAATCGACTTGTTGTATATATTTTGTTACTGGTTGTGATGTAATATATGGCCACGAAAATCCAAGAACATGACATGCTCATTAGAATGGCTTttgagaaattaaaaaaaagttcgaAGAAAATCTTTGAAAAGGGGTCGGGAGTTCCTGCTTTTTTATtatggaagaaagaaaagaggtaACCCAATTTGTTAAGGAAAATCGGACCCTAAAACTTTATCATTGTACGATTAACTTAAGAAAAACCGGCAAGAATCTCAATGAAGAAAATAACAGGACTACTCAAAGACGGCATACCACTATAACCTAGCACCCTTAGGACTAAAGTACCGATACAAGTCATCGTTGTCAAGCTTAAAGTATAGGAGTACAAGCAACTCCGACTTTCTATTACAAACAAAAGCCAACGATCACCTAATGTGGGGAGCGTGCCCAAACTCTAGGACCATGAAAGAAAAACCGCAACGACGCATCTAAGAAGGAAAATTTATGGTGCCGGTGACATCGCCTCTAAGGAAGAAAGGAGGGAAATATAAGGTGCCAATAGACGTCGATGTCAAAGGCTTTCATCCAATATTCTCCCTGCCAACTACACCATTCACAAGTGCCTCCTCTACATCAGGAGGAGTTAAATGTTATCATTACCAGGCTCATCAACCCACCCCCATCCATGGTCATGCCCTAGTCTCGTTGgattgttaggaaacgataggcgaacaaacgataaagaacaatagatcaatcacaaaa is a genomic window of Oryza glaberrima chromosome 7, OglaRS2, whole genome shotgun sequence containing:
- the LOC127780691 gene encoding pentatricopeptide repeat-containing protein At4g32430, mitochondrial-like is translated as MPLRRLRIRTLSTAAAHHPFDGIAHPSLARHRRVNPIAFSAAVRASDPASLPALHAVAVTTGLHGFAAVTNSLAARYAKTGSFPSAVGVFAAARARDVSSYNTILSAFPDPAEALDFASWMLRSGAVRPDAVTCTVALSLAAGRGEGFLVRQLHALAWRSGLAADVFVGNALVTAYSRGGSLGEARRVFDDMPARDLVSWNALICGLAQDGDCPAEVIGVFLRMLRDGDVQPDRISVCSAIPACGGEGKLELGRQVHGFAVKLGVEGYVSIGNVLVAMYYKCGAPGSARRLFDAMSERDVVSWTTAISMDGEDALTLFNGMRRDGVPPNEVTFVALMSALPADCPARGAQMVHAACLKAAVSGEAAASNSLITMYAKARRMDDARMVFDLMPRWEIIAWNAVISGYAQNGRCNDALELFSSMARCLTPNETTFASVLSAVTAVETVSMAYGQMYHSRALRMGFGDSEYVAGALIDMYAKRGSLEESRKAFDETEQRSLIAWTAIISANARHGSYGAVMSLFGDMARSGVAPDGVVLLAVLTACRYGGMVDAGRDIFDSMAADRGVELWPEHYSCVVDMLGRAGRLAEAEELMMRMPAGPSVSALQSLLGACRIHGDAEIGERIARILTEKEPTESGAYVLLSNIYADVGDWDGVAKVRRKMRDRGVKKEIGFSWVDAGAGEALHLHKFSSDDTTHPRTEEIYAVADVLGWEMKFLKNCSQMEMILI
- the LOC127780694 gene encoding protein SRC2-like; this translates as MAYRALEVTLISARNLKKVNLITPMEVYAVVSVSGNPLARQCTLPDRHGGRNPTWNATLHLAVPAAAPGAFLHVLLRTERALGDRDVGEVFVPVADLQLAAAAHYQYLVHKVQSTTEHCGVLSLSYRLGPVVVPAPPLAADTGAVPAYLVVPCYANAPPYVYLSPANPARGEAASASASPPPRRKRSGDFGQWLGGAVRGMLSGEAMSPDTAAYDAGYKTLTGMADGRRVKF
- the LOC127780693 gene encoding protein SRC2-like is translated as MAYRVLEVTLHSARDLKNVNFISRMEVYAVATISGDPLTRQCTPPDPYGGRHPAWNATLRFTVPPTAASAAGCLHVLLRAERSLGDRDIGEVIIPLADVLSGPYDLGARPPQFASYQVRKLHRSETRGVLHLSYRLGPVVAPQSVFAYPAPPPPPPQLFETAPPSPPYVPPPPDAYLRKPSPPSPPPAKPSPPPPPQTQTQPLAKPPAPATPSRAGGHVAALVPPAVAKADRHVSTPSPAKADWQMVGTPTATKGASKHGSLEFERGLNAGLVGGAIGGMLVGTEMVSDAAFYHAGYRAGLADRDGWAVY